The genomic window ATAACTGAGCAGAGAAGAGAATCAGGACGTACTTCCTCAACACGAAGCTCAATCGCGCCATCATCAAGAATGATTGTAGTTCCAACCTGTACTTCATTGGGAAGATTTTGGTAGGTGATGTAGATGGTGTCTTGAGTGCAATACTGTGAACCATACGTAAGAGTAACAAGAGCGCCTTCATTAAACGTAACAGGTTCAAGGACGTCCTTGGTTCTAATTTCAGGACCTTTTGTATCAAGAAGAATGGCAATGTTCTTACTCACAGCCCTTACGTTTTCAATGATGCTTCTTGCAAAGTCGTGATCTCCATGACTCATGTTGAGTCGTACAATATCAACACCTGCCTCGTGGAGTTGCTTGATCATCTCTTTTGAAGAACTTGCAGGACCTAATGTTGCAATGATTTTTGTCTTCTTCATCGTTGTTGTCACTCCTTGCTGCTATTTTTTGTTTTTTGTTCACTGGTTCTTGTTACCAATCAATACGTCTCTCATTATTTTTTTGGTAGTCAATGCTTTTAACGCACTCTTGTTACATCAATTTATTAAATCAAGTTACCCAATCACTCAGGCTGTTTCTTACCTCTGCCGTTCACTCTTTCCTTTGCAGAGTCCTTTTTTCGTAGTTTCGTTGATCCTTTTTTAAGTGTGCTGTATTTGTCATATAAGAAGGGGTAAATGCCCTTGTACGTTCCTTTCTGTACTAGGAAAACCAGTATTGTGGACGCAATTATACTTAATAAAATAACTGCAAGTACGATGTTCACTAATTTCTCAGCTCCAGGAATCTTTGCTTGCAAGGGCAATTGCACAAGAACTGCTGCTGCAAGACCTTTGGGAATGAGCACTTCTGCGAGTTGCACATCAGAAAGGGGCGTTTTTTTGTCGAGCGCAACCCATACTGCAAAAGGGCGCGCAAGATAAAGTCCCACAAGGATGATGAAAGCCCACAAAAAACTTAGTGGTTGAGAAAAGTCAATGAGCAGTCCCAAATAGACAAAAAAGAAGGTCTTAATAAGAAAAGAGATTTCTGCATAAAACTCTTTTCCCGATTTTGTGATGAGGTTGATTTTCTCTCGCAAGAGATCTGCTGCCTTTGCAGAATTTCCTAAGACAAGTCCGAACACCAAAGCAGCAATTGCACCATTTGCCCCGAGAATCTGTGTTAGTGAAAAAACAACCATCATACAAGCAAGGGTAAGTATGTGAAATGTTCCTCTTGCTTTAAGCCATTTAATGAGTATGAGCGACCAAACATAACCGCAAACCAATCCTACTGTGATGGCAATAAGAAATGCTGAGAGGATGCTGTTTGTTACTTGAGCAGCACTAAACGTGTTACGTGTTACAACCTCAACAATAGTCACTGTTGCAAGAATGCAAAGAACATCTGAGAGAGCAGAATCAATAACCATAGAGAGTTTAACTTTTTGATTTACGTCCATATTCCGAATAACGGGCAACACAACTGCCGAGGAAATTCCTGAAACAATTGCCGCAAGCAACAGTGAAAGCACCATGCCAAGGCCGATGAGGAGACCTAAAAAGAAAACAATCACAAAAGAAGCAAAAAAACTCAACACTGTTAAAGCAAGTCCCTGAGGCGCACTTTTGAAGAATTTCTTAATATCAATGTTGACCCCTGCCTCAAAAAGTAAAAATATGAGCGCAAAAGTGGTAAAGAGCGGAGCTGCTTGAGAAAACGCACTGGCATCAACATCAAAGAAAAGGCTCATAACGATCCCTATAAGTAAAAGCCAGATAACATCAGGAATATTTGTACGCTCAAAAATAAGTTCTCCAAGAAAGCCAATAAAGAGAATTGCAGCAATAATTATAAAGGTGGTTTCAATGGCCATAGTACCCTTAAAACCCCCTCGTATTATTTTTAAATGTTGTGGGCTTGTTGTAGGTTGCGGAGTGTTAGAGGTGTGGGAATCTGCTTAACCGTTGTTAGGATGGGAGTTGTTGGAATGGGCTGTGCAAGATAATCCAGGTAAGATACGGGGAAAAAGGTGGGGGACGATGTACACGAAATAATGGGGTAAGTGAATCAAACCACAAGTACTCTTCAAAACACCTACGAAATTAAACTTCCTAAAAACTTCTAAAACACTCAAAAGATGAAGAGTCTAAAAAATGTTTTTAACAATGTTTTTAACAAAGGGGAAGTTTTTTGAGTTGGAGATCTTTCCAATCAATGCATGAATCAATGCATAACAATACAGAAAATGTACGAAGTACTTCTTAGCACCTATGGTCCTCAGGGATGGTGGCCACTGCTCTCGCACAAAGGCGAAAACCCTACAAAAACAGGATCAATACAAGGTTACCATCCCGGAGACTACTCTTTTCCAAAAAACGAGCAACAACGATTTGAAATCTGTGTTGGAGCAATACTCACTCAAAACACTAATTGGACCAATGTTGAAAAAGCACTGCTCGCACTGCAAAAACATTGCACACTCACACCTCAAGAAATGATCAAGATTGATGACTCCTCGCTCAAGGAAGCAATTCGACCTGCAGGATACTTTAACCAAAAGGCAAAGAAACTCAAAATATTCACTCAGTTTTTCTTGCACCTAAACGGGCGTACACCCAAAAGAGAAGAACTACTCAACATATGGGGGATAGGTCCTGAAACTGCGGATTCAATACTACTCTACGCCTATGCTCAACCAGAATTTGTCGTTGATGCTTACACGAAGAGAATCTTTACTCATCTAGGGATAAGTTCACCAGGTGCAAGCTATGAAGAAGTGAAGGCAACTGTACAAGAAGAACTTGAAACTGATTTTCGTGTTTTTCAGGAACTGCACGCTCTTCTCGTAGAACATGCAAAAAGGTGGTACGCAAAAAAACCATACAGCGATCCCCTCCTTGAAATTAAAACACAGCAAGGCAAGTGAAAATAAGGTTGTACAAAGAAGGGATTTGATAAAGAAGACGCTTGACAAAGAAGAAACGAGAAAAGAATGCGCAAATCAATCAACTCAAATCAATAAACCTACCCAAAAGACGTGAATCTATAACTTGCTTAGAGACTATGAAACAACCACTCCTTCAAAACGAAGTGGTTTCATCTCATACCTGTACTGCTCATCCCCATCAGAGTATTTTACAAGTTCTGGAATAAACATAAGGGAAACATTATCTCCCTTCTCAATTTTAAATTCGTGCGCTTTTGAAATGGTGCTTGTGTATTTGTTACGATCCCCTCCTTTAAACGTGTTAATCACAAGATCTGACCCCGATATCTCATCACCCTCATCATCAAAGAGTTTAACCCGTAATTCAATGCGCTCATCATTTTCAATTTTTTTTCGTATGTCTTTGTTTGAAAATGAAAAATCAAAAGCGAGATTCTTCTGCGTAAGCCTGAGCTGATCAACTGTAAGGTCATAGTGCCATTGAAGTCGCAGGAATGCGCGCTCATTAAGAATTTTTGACACCAGTTCCTCCCTTGGACGAAGAGCGAAGCTCACATTACTTTGCACCCCGCAAAGAGAGTACACGCGTTGAATCTCTTTAGACATCTGCCCAAATGTGGAGTCAAGATAGTTTTGCCTGTTACGCTCAATATCTGAAAAATCTCCTGAATACTTTGTGGTGTCAGAAGGGTTGCGTAAATAAACAACAAGGTTTTGAGCACAAGGAATTGCATAGACAACAACAGGGCGACCCCATTGTGTAAATCGTTTTGAGAGCGTCTCATAGGTTTCAAATCTCATACGTAGAGCAGAACCAACCGTCTCTTGTTTGCTGTAGGTGGTGATGTTTTTTGAATCTGCACGGTACTCTTGATAGGTGTATCTATGAAAGATTTCCTCAACTTCTTTTGCACTAAGCGCAGTGGTGAGTTTTGAGTATTCTTGAGCCTTTTTACGATCTACCAAGTACAGTGGGCCAAGATCCCAACTCTGCATACGCGCAACAAAATCCGTTTCGGAAACAAAGGGATCTTTAAGATGATGTAACACAATGTTATGTTCAACACCAACCCCTTCAAGAACATCCCCGTCCTTAACGTGATGAAAATCTGTTAGATACTGATTATTCAAGTCAAGCGGTTCAAACCGCTTTGTTGAAAGTGCTTGCTTAAGATACGCTACATCAACTCGGTGAGGGAAAGGAGATGAACGCTGATTATTCTCCCCCTGAACACTTGACTCAACCGTGCTTGATTCAACAGTGTTATTTTGTTGATCTGCAACAGTATCAGGAAAATGCGTTTTGGTCTCTTCGTTATACGTGCCACTTATACAAGCTACAAGAAAGAAGAGCACAAGACAACTTAGCAACTTATTCATGTCTTGGCAATCCACACACCGTTATTTAAAACCGTGGTAGTCCTCAAAAAGTAACACTGCGACCGTTCAGAATCGAGACATGTTCACACCAGTCTTCCCCTTGCTTTTTCCGCTTCAAGAATGCGCTCAACTGCGATTTGATATGCAGCTTCGCGAAGAGAGTAACCCTCTTCCTTACACTTAGCATCAACGTCATAAAATGCTTGAGAGATAAATCGTTCAAGCTCTTCATTAACAAATTCCTCACTCCAAAAAAAGTGTTGCATGTTCTGCACCCATTCAAAATAAGAAACGATCACCCCTCCTGCATTTGCAAGAAGGTCGGGAATAACAGGCACGTCAAGTAGTTCGTCTGCTTCTGGCGTTATAGGTGCGTTTGCCATCTCTAAAATGTGCTTTGCCTTGATGTTCTTCACATTTTTTGTGGTAATCACATTTTCAATAGCAGCAGGAATGAGAAC from Candidatus Woesearchaeota archaeon includes these protein-coding regions:
- a CDS encoding endonuclease III domain-containing protein codes for the protein MNQCITIQKMYEVLLSTYGPQGWWPLLSHKGENPTKTGSIQGYHPGDYSFPKNEQQRFEICVGAILTQNTNWTNVEKALLALQKHCTLTPQEMIKIDDSSLKEAIRPAGYFNQKAKKLKIFTQFFLHLNGRTPKREELLNIWGIGPETADSILLYAYAQPEFVVDAYTKRIFTHLGISSPGASYEEVKATVQEELETDFRVFQELHALLVEHAKRWYAKKPYSDPLLEIKTQQGK